One Bradyrhizobium sp. ISRA464 genomic window carries:
- a CDS encoding 4Fe-4S binding protein: MPFKIIASQCTGCSACEPICPNVAIVEKGGIFAIDPKKCTECIGYFDDPQCVEVCPVDDTCVIDVSLPRYKAPG, from the coding sequence ATGCCGTTCAAGATCATCGCTTCGCAATGCACCGGCTGCTCAGCCTGCGAGCCGATTTGCCCGAACGTTGCGATCGTCGAGAAAGGTGGAATCTTCGCAATAGATCCGAAGAAGTGCACCGAATGCATCGGCTATTTCGACGATCCGCAATGTGTCGAGGTTTGCCCGGTCGACGACACCTGCGTGATCGATGTGTCATTGCCGCGCTACAAGGCACCGGGTTAA
- the nifB gene encoding nitrogenase cofactor biosynthesis protein NifB yields MLPTGEHKGCRASAAGGKASCGSYAGQGDLPSEVWEKVKNHPCYSEEAHHHYARMHVAVAPACNIQCNYCNRKYDCANESRPGVVSEKISPEQAARKVLAVAANIPQLTVVGIAGPGDALANPVKSFRTFDLIATTAPDIKLCLSTNGLALPDHIDAIVRCKVDHVTITINMIDPKIGAKIYPWIFFNHRRYTGTEASRILADRQLEGLEMLAQRGVLCKVNSVMIPGVNDEHLVEVNKAVKSRGAFLHNIMPLISAPEHGTVFGLNGQRGPTAQELKALQDTCEGEINMMRHCRQCRADAVGLLGQDRSSEFTAERLMTMELKYDFETRKAYQANVEHQRAAKAAAKQEELMELAGEMSDITLLVAVATKGSGLINQHFGHANEFQVYELSTSGTKFVGHRRVDLYCQAGYGEQDRLAPIIAAIGDCHAVFVAKIGGCPKNSLINAGIEPVDQYAHEFIETSMIAWFKAYLRRVQSGEIQHVARTAMRDSAMTSVA; encoded by the coding sequence ATGCTGCCCACTGGCGAGCATAAGGGCTGCCGCGCCTCGGCGGCCGGAGGCAAGGCGAGCTGTGGCTCATATGCGGGTCAAGGCGATTTGCCGAGCGAAGTCTGGGAAAAGGTGAAGAACCATCCCTGCTACAGCGAAGAAGCGCATCATCACTATGCCCGCATGCATGTCGCGGTCGCGCCAGCCTGCAATATCCAGTGCAATTACTGTAATCGCAAATACGATTGCGCCAATGAATCGCGTCCCGGCGTGGTGAGCGAAAAGATCAGCCCTGAGCAGGCAGCGAGAAAAGTGCTCGCGGTTGCCGCAAACATCCCGCAGCTGACCGTGGTTGGCATCGCAGGTCCCGGCGATGCGCTCGCGAATCCCGTAAAGAGCTTCAGGACCTTCGACCTGATCGCAACGACCGCGCCCGACATCAAGCTGTGCCTGTCGACTAACGGGCTGGCCCTGCCTGACCATATCGACGCAATCGTCCGCTGCAAGGTCGATCACGTCACCATCACGATCAACATGATCGATCCAAAAATCGGTGCGAAAATCTATCCCTGGATATTCTTCAATCATAGGCGCTACACCGGGACCGAAGCCTCGAGGATACTCGCGGACCGTCAGCTTGAGGGCCTTGAGATGCTCGCGCAACGAGGCGTCCTGTGCAAGGTCAATTCGGTGATGATCCCGGGCGTCAACGACGAGCACCTGGTCGAGGTCAACAAGGCGGTAAAGTCGCGCGGTGCCTTCCTGCACAATATCATGCCACTGATCTCCGCGCCCGAGCACGGCACGGTATTCGGCCTCAATGGCCAGCGGGGGCCAACCGCGCAGGAATTGAAGGCACTGCAGGACACTTGTGAAGGCGAGATAAACATGATGCGGCATTGTCGCCAATGCCGCGCCGACGCCGTCGGCCTACTTGGACAGGATCGCAGCTCCGAGTTCACGGCAGAGAGGCTCATGACCATGGAGCTCAAATATGACTTTGAGACGCGAAAGGCCTACCAAGCCAACGTCGAGCATCAGCGCGCGGCAAAGGCCGCAGCCAAGCAAGAGGAGCTTATGGAATTGGCTGGCGAGATGAGCGATATCACGCTTCTGGTCGCGGTCGCGACCAAGGGCTCGGGCCTGATCAATCAGCATTTTGGACATGCCAATGAGTTCCAGGTGTACGAACTTTCGACATCCGGCACCAAATTCGTTGGCCACCGCAGGGTCGATCTCTATTGTCAGGCCGGTTATGGCGAGCAGGACAGGCTTGCACCCATCATCGCCGCCATTGGCGATTGCCATGCGGTATTCGTCGCGAAGATCGGCGGTTGCCCGAAGAACAGCCTGATCAATGCCGGCATCGAGCCGGTCGATCAATACGCCCATGAGTTCATCGAGACCTCGATGATCGCCTGGTTCAAAGCCTATCTCCGCAGGGTGCAAAGCGGTGAGATCCAGCATGTCGCACGCACGGCAATGCGAGATTCAGCGATGACCTCGGTGGCGTAG
- a CDS encoding SIR2 family protein: MRASPRIDYVNAADAEAVLTDVADSLRDGSIVPYLGPDLAALSAPQVPMTPEALAAFFASKVAVPRRVKGNAWASAQYIESRRHRSTVTALMAQAFALPVDPTPLHHHLAALSVPMIVDAWYDGAMRAALGKRDGWGEVQGGVRSGIGEDRWYRFCDSAGKEVDRAAAGNWTTVLYKPHGGALPAKNFLISEADYVEVLTEIDIQSPVPDIIKERRTGRRFLFVGCRFNDQLLRTYARQITKRSADIHYAIVDPDRLTRNELRFLVEQDLIPLAIGLPRAVEILIS, from the coding sequence ATGAGGGCGTCCCCGCGAATCGATTATGTCAACGCCGCCGATGCCGAGGCGGTTCTCACCGACGTCGCGGACAGCTTGAGAGATGGCAGCATCGTTCCCTATCTTGGACCTGACCTCGCCGCCTTGTCCGCTCCCCAAGTGCCAATGACGCCCGAAGCCTTGGCGGCGTTCTTTGCCAGCAAGGTGGCGGTGCCGCGCCGGGTCAAGGGCAATGCCTGGGCGTCGGCCCAGTACATCGAGAGCAGAAGGCATCGTTCCACGGTGACGGCGTTGATGGCGCAGGCGTTCGCCCTCCCGGTCGATCCGACGCCCCTGCATCATCATCTTGCGGCTCTGTCGGTGCCGATGATTGTCGATGCTTGGTACGATGGCGCCATGCGTGCCGCACTCGGCAAACGCGACGGATGGGGTGAGGTGCAGGGGGGCGTGCGCAGCGGCATAGGCGAGGACCGCTGGTATCGCTTTTGCGATTCAGCGGGCAAAGAGGTTGATCGTGCCGCAGCCGGCAATTGGACGACAGTGCTGTACAAGCCGCATGGCGGCGCGCTGCCGGCCAAGAACTTCCTGATTTCGGAGGCTGATTACGTCGAGGTTCTCACTGAGATCGATATCCAGTCGCCGGTCCCCGACATCATCAAGGAAAGGCGGACCGGTAGGAGATTCCTTTTCGTTGGCTGTCGCTTCAACGACCAGCTGTTGCGTACCTATGCGCGCCAGATCACCAAGCGTTCGGCCGACATCCACTACGCGATCGTCGATCCGGACAGGCTTACGCGCAACGAGCTTCGCTTTCTGGTCGAGCAGGACCTGATACCACTCGCGATCGGGCTCCCGCGCGCGGTGGAGATATTGATCAGCTAG
- the nifT gene encoding putative nitrogen fixation protein NifT — translation MKIMIRRSPEAGLSIYVPKKDLEEPIVESEYETLWGGWIKIANGWVLDLPEMASDTPLPITINARKRGEDGDSR, via the coding sequence ATGAAAATCATGATCCGTCGCTCTCCCGAGGCGGGGCTGTCGATCTACGTGCCCAAGAAAGATCTCGAAGAGCCGATCGTGGAGTCCGAGTATGAAACGCTTTGGGGCGGCTGGATCAAAATAGCCAATGGCTGGGTACTGGACTTGCCCGAGATGGCGAGCGACACGCCGCTGCCGATTACAATCAACGCCAGGAAGCGTGGGGAGGACGGGGACAGCCGATGA
- the nifS gene encoding cysteine desulfurase NifS codes for MSETCVPIYLDNNSTTRADPSVVQAMLPFFAERFGNASSSHDLGSEAASAVNQARRSLQQLLGNAHEHEIAFTSGGTEANNTAILSALATQDGRDEIVTTSVEHSAILALVEQLATRGVKTHVIPVDSCGRIDIEAFRRAVGPRTAIASVMWANNETGTIFPVEFLAGLAREAGALFHCDAVQAVGKVRIDLKDSAIDMLSLSAHKLHGPKGIGALYLRKGTKFKPLIWGGSQERRRRGGTENVPGIVGLGKAAELAAERLEPERVRIGALRDRLEQAILHGGDCTVLGDVGNRLSNTADIAFEHLDGEAIVHHLNRAGIAASLGAACNSGSMEPSHVLRAMRVPATSLRGAVRFSLSRETTVEDVDQVVSVLSDIVAQLRAMPRACANPASDTASFRRLTS; via the coding sequence TTGAGCGAGACCTGCGTGCCCATTTACCTCGACAACAATTCGACGACGCGAGCCGATCCATCCGTCGTCCAAGCAATGTTGCCGTTCTTCGCCGAACGGTTCGGCAACGCGTCCTCCAGCCATGACCTTGGCAGCGAGGCCGCAAGCGCCGTGAACCAGGCGCGCCGCAGCTTGCAGCAATTGTTAGGAAATGCCCATGAGCACGAAATCGCATTCACCTCCGGTGGAACCGAGGCCAACAATACTGCCATTCTCTCAGCGCTTGCGACCCAAGATGGGCGCGACGAGATTGTCACCACCTCTGTCGAACATTCCGCGATCCTTGCGCTGGTCGAGCAACTGGCGACAAGGGGCGTCAAGACGCATGTGATCCCCGTAGATTCGTGCGGCCGAATCGATATCGAGGCGTTTCGGCGGGCGGTTGGACCGCGCACGGCGATTGCGTCCGTGATGTGGGCCAATAACGAGACCGGTACGATCTTTCCAGTAGAATTTCTGGCTGGGTTGGCGCGTGAGGCAGGTGCGCTGTTTCACTGCGACGCGGTGCAGGCCGTTGGCAAGGTGCGCATCGATCTCAAGGACAGTGCGATCGACATGCTGTCGCTATCCGCGCACAAACTGCACGGTCCCAAGGGCATCGGCGCGCTTTATTTGCGAAAGGGTACGAAGTTCAAGCCGCTAATCTGGGGCGGATCGCAGGAGCGACGGCGCCGCGGCGGAACTGAGAATGTCCCCGGCATTGTCGGCCTTGGAAAGGCCGCAGAGCTTGCGGCCGAACGGCTCGAGCCGGAGCGGGTTCGCATTGGCGCATTGCGCGATCGTCTGGAACAGGCCATTTTGCATGGTGGCGACTGCACGGTGCTCGGCGATGTCGGCAATCGGCTATCGAACACGGCCGACATCGCCTTTGAACATCTCGACGGCGAAGCAATCGTCCATCATCTCAATCGTGCTGGCATTGCAGCCTCGCTCGGGGCCGCCTGCAATTCCGGCTCGATGGAGCCGTCCCATGTTCTGCGCGCGATGCGGGTGCCGGCGACGAGCCTGCGCGGCGCAGTGCGCTTTTCCCTGTCGCGTGAAACGACCGTCGAAGATGTCGATCAGGTCGTGAGTGTACTATCTGATATCGTGGCCCAGTTGCGCGCCATGCCGCGCGCGTGCGCCAATCCAGCCAGCGATACGGCATCATTCAGAAGGCTGACCTCATGA
- a CDS encoding NifU family protein yields the protein MLIEPEQLKQPSATETERELVIRGVIEEIRPRLRRDGGDCELIDIDGDRIMVRLTGACVFCKLSSATLEGIQDRLVEKLGGLIRLIPVAGAPNARH from the coding sequence ATGCTGATCGAGCCTGAGCAACTGAAGCAGCCGTCGGCCACCGAAACCGAGCGGGAGCTGGTTATTCGCGGCGTGATCGAGGAGATCCGTCCCCGTCTGCGGCGCGACGGTGGCGACTGCGAGCTGATCGATATCGATGGCGACAGGATCATGGTCCGACTAACAGGTGCCTGTGTGTTCTGCAAATTGTCCAGCGCGACACTCGAAGGCATTCAGGATCGCCTGGTCGAAAAGCTCGGTGGGCTGATCCGCCTGATTCCGGTCGCCGGCGCGCCCAACGCGCGCCATTGA
- a CDS encoding iron-sulfur cluster assembly accessory protein — MINLTESAVNAVKNAIAASTQPASGLRIMVEAGGCAGFKYMMGLAGAPGPDDTVIERDGLRVFVDNKSHQHLVGTTIDFVMALENPGFTFDNPNATSSCSCGKSFG; from the coding sequence GTGATCAATCTGACAGAGAGCGCAGTGAATGCGGTCAAGAACGCGATTGCCGCATCGACGCAGCCGGCAAGCGGCCTGCGCATCATGGTCGAGGCGGGCGGCTGCGCGGGGTTCAAATACATGATGGGCCTTGCCGGTGCGCCAGGGCCCGATGACACCGTGATCGAGCGCGACGGGCTCAGGGTGTTCGTCGACAATAAGAGCCATCAGCATCTGGTCGGCACGACAATCGACTTCGTGATGGCGCTCGAGAACCCCGGCTTCACATTCGATAACCCGAATGCGACGTCTAGCTGCTCTTGCGGCAAGTCCTTTGGATGA
- a CDS encoding host specificity protein, producing the protein MPTGKLNLMYGRIVGSSSQSAGASQADEAGPSSDSGRFADTLAGMHPGSSSSAATYSLDPRAPIVEIKRSSWKREVKAFHGNDIKSIAENPQEYSDFVSKKAVRTATVAKLYGGTDEDGDETRYFSYQLGDKSVGLLRTEGGFRIKADQFREQFPGRKGITSVVDLRITHPLVENAGDILLEHQLRLDGERALVMSRPALAGMEPRLAEMGFVHLGDLGEPLGNNCWVLDPNQSDKWTKNSEGKWQRAGKPEMYLSKMESGDVDTEASSEAELSETDSEASSSDDDLSWYFLQRMNLA; encoded by the coding sequence ATGCCGACAGGAAAGTTGAATCTGATGTATGGACGAATTGTTGGCTCATCGAGCCAGTCCGCCGGCGCTAGCCAAGCTGACGAAGCCGGTCCGTCGTCAGATAGTGGCCGCTTTGCGGATACGCTTGCAGGCATGCATCCGGGTAGTTCGTCGTCGGCTGCAACATATTCTCTCGATCCTCGCGCCCCGATCGTGGAGATCAAAAGGAGTTCCTGGAAAAGAGAGGTGAAAGCCTTTCATGGCAATGACATCAAGAGCATCGCTGAGAATCCACAAGAGTACTCCGATTTTGTATCCAAGAAAGCTGTTCGCACAGCAACGGTTGCTAAGCTGTACGGTGGCACTGACGAGGACGGAGATGAGACGCGATATTTCAGCTATCAGCTGGGAGACAAAAGTGTCGGGCTTCTCAGGACAGAAGGTGGATTCCGTATCAAGGCTGATCAATTTCGCGAGCAGTTTCCGGGGCGAAAGGGGATTACGTCTGTCGTCGACTTGAGGATCACGCATCCGCTCGTCGAGAACGCTGGCGACATCCTGCTGGAACATCAACTTCGGCTTGACGGCGAGCGCGCGTTGGTCATGTCGCGTCCTGCCCTTGCCGGTATGGAACCGCGTTTGGCAGAGATGGGTTTCGTCCACTTGGGTGACTTGGGTGAGCCACTGGGCAACAACTGCTGGGTGCTTGACCCTAACCAGAGCGATAAATGGACGAAGAACTCCGAAGGGAAATGGCAGCGGGCAGGCAAACCTGAGATGTATCTTTCAAAGATGGAAAGCGGTGATGTCGATACAGAAGCAAGCAGCGAAGCCGAGCTGAGCGAAACGGATAGTGAGGCATCATCATCTGATGATGATCTTTCTTGGTATTTTCTGCAGAGGATGAATCTGGCCTGA
- the fdxB gene encoding ferredoxin III, nif-specific, which translates to MSLTTRDGRNWTPDYLNSIDAKKCIGCGRCFKVCGRDVMTLKGINEEGELVDLDDDDDEIEKKIMVMNDQGACIGCGACARVCPANCQSHVCGAAAAA; encoded by the coding sequence ATGTCACTTACCACGCGCGACGGCCGGAACTGGACGCCGGACTACCTGAATTCAATCGACGCCAAGAAATGCATCGGCTGCGGCCGCTGCTTCAAGGTCTGTGGTCGTGACGTCATGACGCTGAAGGGGATCAACGAGGAAGGCGAACTTGTCGACCTCGACGATGATGACGATGAGATCGAGAAGAAAATCATGGTGATGAACGATCAGGGCGCCTGTATCGGCTGCGGCGCCTGCGCCAGGGTTTGTCCCGCCAACTGCCAGTCGCACGTCTGCGGCGCTGCGGCAGCGGCTTGA
- a CDS encoding CCE_0567 family metalloprotein, with translation MSDRETLKAELKRLSAKALQAKMDLHDLSEELPVNWTSIIAVARKAHDAYAELERKSQDLKRLEKA, from the coding sequence ATGAGCGATCGTGAAACACTGAAAGCAGAGTTGAAGAGGCTGTCGGCTAAGGCGCTGCAGGCCAAAATGGATCTGCACGACCTTTCGGAGGAGTTACCCGTTAACTGGACCTCGATCATCGCGGTGGCGCGGAAGGCGCACGATGCCTACGCCGAACTCGAGCGCAAGAGCCAGGATCTGAAGCGGCTAGAGAAAGCTTAA
- a CDS encoding NifX-associated nitrogen fixation protein — MTVAAETVQSETALDAPFVKELLKVWRAEETNAAWESKSDLELLEPYVLDKAKRRELPIVGDPDPDTVWRLELFFNAVALSIEKATGVMIQPMLKMHHEGFGRMVLIGGRLIVVNKQLRDVHRFGFDNFAKLADEGGKYIGDGIRMIQKFPDVANY; from the coding sequence TTGACTGTGGCTGCAGAAACGGTGCAATCCGAAACCGCGCTCGACGCTCCGTTCGTCAAAGAACTGCTCAAGGTTTGGCGCGCTGAGGAGACCAACGCAGCGTGGGAGAGCAAGAGCGATCTCGAACTCCTCGAACCTTACGTTCTGGATAAAGCGAAGCGGCGTGAGTTGCCAATTGTCGGCGATCCCGATCCCGATACGGTCTGGCGGTTGGAGCTATTCTTCAATGCGGTCGCGCTCTCGATCGAAAAGGCGACCGGTGTGATGATCCAGCCGATGCTGAAGATGCACCATGAAGGTTTTGGCCGCATGGTGCTGATCGGCGGGCGGCTGATTGTGGTGAACAAGCAGTTGCGCGACGTCCACCGCTTCGGCTTCGACAATTTCGCAAAACTCGCAGACGAGGGAGGAAAGTATATCGGAGACGGGATCAGGATGATTCAGAAATTCCCTGACGTGGCGAATTATTGA
- the nifX gene encoding nitrogen fixation protein NifX — MRVAFATQDLRRVDAHFGWARNIVIYDVAPGGHVFLKAIQFDGDLKEDGNEDKLAPKIEAIKDCAILYVGAIGGSAAARVVANKIHPIKVNKPENILGLLEKLQRVLKGTPPPWLRKALAKDRKRTFDLDE; from the coding sequence ATGAGAGTGGCATTCGCGACCCAGGACCTGAGGCGCGTTGACGCGCATTTTGGCTGGGCCAGAAACATTGTGATTTACGATGTCGCGCCAGGCGGGCACGTGTTTTTGAAGGCCATCCAGTTCGACGGCGATCTCAAGGAAGACGGCAACGAGGACAAGCTTGCGCCGAAGATCGAGGCAATCAAGGATTGCGCCATCCTCTATGTCGGTGCCATCGGCGGCTCTGCCGCCGCGCGTGTGGTGGCCAACAAGATCCATCCCATCAAGGTCAACAAGCCCGAGAACATCCTCGGGTTGCTCGAAAAGCTCCAGCGCGTCCTGAAAGGGACGCCACCTCCCTGGCTGCGGAAGGCCTTGGCGAAGGACCGCAAGCGCACGTTCGACCTTGACGAGTGA
- the nifN gene encoding nitrogenase iron-molybdenum cofactor biosynthesis protein NifN encodes MATVSMPKKACAVNPLKMSQPIGGAFAFMGLRGAMPLLHGSQGCTSFGLTLFVRHFKEAVPLQTTAMSEVATVLGGYDNLEQAILNIYNRTKPKLIGICSTGVTETNGDDVDAYIKLIRDKHPQVAKLPLVYVSTPDFKDAFQDGWEKAVTRIVEVLVEPRAVKAPRNPSQVNVLPGCHLTPGDLDELRVMLEDFGLQPSFLPDLAGSLDGHIPDEFTPTTIGGIGVDEVANMGRAGWTIAIGAQMRRAAEAMQAKTGVPFRLFERLCGLIPNDEFIAFLSEISGRPIPPKYRRQRGQLADAMLDAHFHIGGRRLAIGAEPDLLFDLSSMLHEMGAQVEAAVTTTQSAVLKKIRTSEVLVGDLEDLETLAKTRNCDLLITHSHGRQAAARLKIPFYRAGFPMFDRIGAGHQLSVGYRGTRDLIFDIANLVIADREENHQPTPDRWRISALPSKSGRRNGFIEATERSMA; translated from the coding sequence ATGGCTACCGTCTCGATGCCGAAGAAGGCCTGCGCGGTCAATCCGCTGAAGATGAGCCAGCCGATCGGTGGCGCATTCGCCTTCATGGGGCTTCGTGGAGCGATGCCACTGCTGCACGGCTCCCAAGGCTGCACGTCGTTCGGGCTGACGCTGTTTGTGCGGCATTTCAAGGAGGCGGTACCGCTGCAGACCACCGCCATGAGCGAGGTCGCGACCGTTCTCGGCGGCTATGACAATCTCGAGCAGGCGATCCTCAATATCTATAATCGCACCAAGCCAAAGCTCATCGGGATTTGCTCGACCGGAGTGACCGAAACCAATGGTGATGATGTTGACGCCTATATCAAGCTGATCCGAGACAAACATCCGCAAGTCGCCAAGTTGCCTCTGGTCTATGTCTCGACGCCCGATTTCAAAGACGCGTTCCAGGATGGCTGGGAGAAGGCCGTGACGCGCATTGTCGAGGTGCTGGTGGAGCCGCGTGCGGTCAAGGCGCCGCGCAATCCCTCGCAAGTAAATGTGCTTCCAGGATGCCACCTCACGCCGGGTGATCTGGATGAACTCAGGGTCATGCTGGAGGATTTCGGGCTACAGCCATCCTTTCTGCCCGATCTGGCGGGATCGCTAGATGGGCATATCCCTGACGAGTTTACGCCAACAACCATCGGCGGCATTGGGGTCGACGAAGTCGCCAACATGGGCCGGGCCGGCTGGACCATCGCAATCGGTGCGCAGATGCGGCGCGCGGCGGAAGCCATGCAAGCCAAGACCGGCGTGCCATTTCGCCTGTTCGAGCGGCTGTGCGGCTTGATTCCCAACGACGAATTCATCGCGTTTCTGAGCGAAATCAGCGGTCGTCCGATACCACCGAAGTATCGACGCCAGCGCGGACAGCTCGCTGATGCGATGCTGGATGCGCACTTCCATATCGGCGGCCGTAGACTTGCGATCGGTGCCGAGCCGGACCTGTTGTTCGACCTGTCCAGCATGCTGCACGAGATGGGCGCGCAGGTGGAGGCAGCCGTCACGACGACACAGTCGGCGGTGCTAAAGAAGATCAGGACCAGCGAGGTGCTGGTTGGCGATCTCGAGGATCTGGAAACGTTGGCCAAGACCAGGAACTGCGATTTGCTGATCACCCATTCGCATGGCCGGCAAGCCGCGGCGCGGCTGAAGATTCCGTTTTATCGCGCGGGCTTTCCGATGTTCGATCGGATTGGCGCCGGACATCAATTGTCCGTCGGCTATCGCGGCACGCGCGACCTTATCTTCGATATCGCCAATCTCGTGATTGCCGACCGCGAGGAGAATCATCAGCCAACGCCGGATCGCTGGCGAATCTCGGCACTGCCGTCAAAGTCCGGCCGCCGTAATGGCTTCATCGAGGCGACAGAGAGGTCGATGGCATGA
- the nifE gene encoding nitrogenase iron-molybdenum cofactor biosynthesis protein NifE: protein MSSLPAMVQGIFNEPGCARNANKSDAERKKGCTKQLQPGSAAGGCAFDGAKIALQPFTDVAHLVHGPIACEGNSWDNRGAASSGSSLWRSGFTTDMTETDVVFGGEKRLYKAIKEIVDKCDPPAIFVYQTCIPAMIGDDIDAVCKSASQKFGKPIIPVNAPGFVGSKNLGNKLAGEALLEHVIGTQEPEYTTPYDINLIGEYNLSGELWQVKPLLDELGIRILSCISGDGRYREVASSHRARAAMLVCSKAMINVARKMEQRYGIPFFEGSFYGIQDSSDSLRQIARLLVERGAAEELIARTEAVIVREEARAWAAIEPYKPRFKGKKVLLITGGVKSWSVVAALQEAGLELVGTSVKKSTSEDKERIKELLRHDAHMIEDMPPREMYKMLKDAKADIMLSGGKSQFVALKAAMPWLDINQERCHAYLGYVGMVKLVSEIDKSLSNPMWEQLRRPAPWDALARALQTHSQSPDSVSDPALKQTSHRAKKICFCNTVELGTIEDAIRSRGLTSVEAVRQHTNAVGGCCRRRIENLLASSPSAMQAAE from the coding sequence ATGAGTTCTCTACCGGCTATGGTCCAGGGCATCTTTAACGAACCGGGCTGTGCCAGGAATGCCAACAAGTCGGATGCCGAGCGCAAGAAGGGTTGCACCAAGCAGCTGCAGCCGGGCAGCGCTGCGGGCGGCTGCGCCTTCGACGGCGCAAAGATCGCGCTGCAGCCTTTCACCGACGTAGCTCACCTGGTGCACGGTCCGATCGCGTGCGAAGGCAATTCGTGGGACAACCGGGGTGCGGCGTCTTCGGGCTCAAGCCTGTGGCGTAGCGGATTTACAACCGACATGACGGAAACCGACGTCGTATTTGGAGGCGAGAAGCGACTCTACAAGGCGATCAAGGAGATCGTCGACAAATGCGACCCGCCCGCCATCTTCGTCTATCAGACCTGTATTCCCGCCATGATAGGCGATGATATCGATGCGGTCTGCAAGTCTGCATCGCAAAAATTCGGCAAGCCGATTATCCCCGTCAATGCGCCGGGCTTCGTCGGTTCCAAGAATCTCGGCAACAAGCTGGCCGGCGAGGCTTTGCTCGAGCATGTCATTGGAACGCAGGAGCCGGAGTACACGACGCCGTACGACATCAATCTGATCGGGGAGTACAATCTGTCCGGGGAGCTTTGGCAGGTCAAGCCGCTGCTGGACGAACTGGGAATCCGCATTCTCTCCTGCATTTCAGGTGATGGCAGATACCGCGAAGTCGCCTCGTCGCATCGGGCGCGCGCGGCCATGCTGGTCTGTTCGAAAGCGATGATCAATGTCGCGCGGAAGATGGAACAGCGCTATGGCATCCCGTTTTTCGAAGGTTCATTCTACGGTATCCAGGATTCCAGTGATTCATTGCGGCAGATTGCGCGGCTCTTGGTCGAGCGCGGCGCAGCGGAAGAGCTGATTGCGCGTACCGAGGCGGTGATCGTGCGCGAAGAGGCGCGGGCATGGGCAGCCATTGAGCCGTATAAGCCGCGCTTCAAGGGCAAGAAGGTCTTGTTGATCACGGGCGGCGTCAAATCCTGGTCAGTCGTCGCCGCATTGCAGGAGGCCGGCCTCGAGCTGGTCGGAACCAGCGTCAAGAAATCCACCAGTGAAGACAAGGAGCGCATCAAGGAGTTGCTGAGACACGATGCCCATATGATCGAGGACATGCCGCCGCGTGAGATGTACAAAATGCTGAAGGATGCGAAAGCGGACATCATGCTCTCAGGCGGAAAGTCCCAGTTCGTCGCACTCAAAGCGGCGATGCCATGGCTCGACATCAATCAGGAGCGTTGCCACGCCTATCTGGGCTACGTTGGAATGGTCAAGCTGGTTTCAGAGATTGACAAATCGCTGTCAAACCCGATGTGGGAACAGCTGCGTCGACCGGCGCCCTGGGACGCGTTGGCGAGGGCGTTGCAGACGCATTCCCAGAGTCCTGACTCCGTCTCCGATCCGGCGCTCAAGCAGACGTCGCACCGCGCGAAGAAGATCTGCTTCTGCAATACAGTCGAGCTTGGCACGATCGAGGATGCCATTCGTTCGCGTGGCCTGACCAGCGTCGAGGCAGTCAGACAGCACACCAATGCGGTCGGCGGCTGCTGCAGACGCCGCATCGAGAACCTTCTGGCCTCTTCTCCGTCCGCAATGCAGGCCGCGGAATAG